The proteins below come from a single uncultured Dethiosulfovibrio sp. genomic window:
- a CDS encoding ATP-binding cassette domain-containing protein, with protein MDIRMSGITKMFKPDILAISDLYLSIPRGDFVYLIGETGSGKSTLLRLLTREVRPSRGQLSVGGINLRKIKRGQLAHYRRDIGVVFQDFKLLSHLTAWENVSFVLEAMGFSPKLVKERTNDVMDRVGLWHRRNLYPPQMSGGEQQRVAIARAIVASPPLFLADEPTGNLDPHTAEQVLKLLLSIHASGTTVIVATHDGGLVDSYRQRVVVLRQGRLIRDERGGRYEIDGDL; from the coding sequence ACTTGCCATCAGCGACCTTTACCTGTCTATACCCAGAGGGGATTTCGTCTATCTTATAGGGGAGACCGGGTCGGGCAAGAGCACTTTGCTCCGGCTTCTCACTAGGGAGGTCCGTCCCAGTCGAGGTCAGCTGTCGGTGGGAGGTATCAACCTCAGAAAGATAAAAAGAGGACAACTCGCCCACTACAGGAGGGATATCGGCGTGGTCTTTCAGGACTTTAAACTGTTATCCCACCTTACTGCCTGGGAGAACGTGTCCTTCGTGCTGGAGGCTATGGGTTTTTCACCAAAGCTGGTAAAAGAGAGAACCAACGATGTCATGGATCGGGTGGGACTTTGGCACAGGAGAAACCTCTACCCTCCCCAGATGTCCGGCGGAGAGCAGCAGCGAGTGGCTATAGCCAGGGCCATAGTGGCCTCTCCTCCTCTCTTTCTGGCCGACGAGCCCACCGGAAACCTCGATCCCCATACGGCGGAGCAGGTCCTGAAGCTCCTCCTTTCCATTCACGCCTCAGGGACTACGGTCATAGTCGCTACCCACGATGGAGGGCTGGTCGATTCCTACAGGCAGAGGGTGGTAGTGCTCCGTCAGGGCAGGCTTATTCGTGACGAGAGAGGAGGGAGGTACGAAATAGATGGCGACCTTTAG